One stretch of Ananas comosus cultivar F153 linkage group 6, ASM154086v1, whole genome shotgun sequence DNA includes these proteins:
- the LOC109711515 gene encoding autophagy-related protein 18b, translating into MANASSSPSQILCASFNQDNSFFSVGTKEGFKIFEARTGRLCYEKSLGAYSIVEMLFSSSLLAIVGAGEQPSLSPRRLSLFNKVTGAASKELSFLTSIMAVRINRKRLIVVLQDKTYIYDLNSTAILDVIDTVPNTKGLCAFAPNSEGCYLALPASTTRGSVLVYNALELQSLCQIDAHRSPLAAISFSSTGTYLATASEKGTIVRVHLVSQATKSYSFRRGTYPSTIYSLAFAPSLDLPDVLLATSSSGSLHIFLLEPVINGRRRHNKLLGSVIPDSVNDAFDPANHHVLHSVVPAGVKSYVTVSSVENTLSASTLSAFRANIYIITQNGYFREYTLQITKSNESLWSLEHEFNLLDTIPS; encoded by the exons ATGGCGAACGCCTCCTCCTCGCCTTCCCAAATCCTCTGCGCCTCCTTCAACCAGGACAACAG CTTCTTTTCCGTTGGAACAAAGGAAGGGTTTAAGATATTTGAAGCGCGGACCGGGAGGTTATGCTATGAGAAGT CTCTTGGAGCGTATAGTATTGTGGAAATGCTATTTAGTTCGAGTCTGCTTGCGATAGTCGGAGCAGGTGAACAG CCATCGCTGTCCCCTCGCCGACTTTCTCTGTTTAATAAAGTCACCGGAGCTGCAAGTAAAGAACTGAGCTTTTTGACGTCTATCATGGCTGTCCGAATTAATAGAAAAAG GCTTATTGTCGTATTGCAGGATAAGACATACATCTACGACTTGAATAGTACAGCTATCTTGGATGTAATAGATACTGTACCAAACACAAAAG GACTCTGTGCTTTTGCTCCTAATTCTGAAGGCTGCTACTTGGCTCTCCCAGCAAGTACAACCAGAGGATCTGTTTTAGTATACAATGCATTGGAGCTTCAGTCACTTTGTCAg ATAGATGCCCATCGCTCTCCGTTAGCTGCAATTAGCTTTTCTTCCACCGGCACATACCTCGCAACAGCTTCCGAAAAGGGAACTATAGTCAGAGTTCATCTCGTTTCGCAAGCAACTAAG TCATATAGTTTTCGAAGAGGTACATACCCGTCAACAATCTATTCCTTAGCATTTGCACCATCTCTGGATCTTCCGGATGTTCTTCTTGCTACCAGCTCCTCAGGCTCTTTGCATATCTTTCTTCTGGAACCTGTGATAAATGGAAG AAGAAGGCATAATAAGCTGCTTGGATCAGTGATTCCTGACTCAGTAAACGATGCCTTTGACCCTGCTAATCATCACGTTCTTCACAGTGTTGTCCCTGCAGGGGTCAAGAG CTATGTTACAGTCTCGAGTGTCGAGAACACTCTAAGTGCTTCCACACTTTCTGCTTTCCG GGCGAACATTTACATCATTACTCAGAACGGATACTTCCGCGAGTATACGTTACAAATCACCAAGTCGAACGAGTCCTTGTGGAGCCTGGAGCATGAATTCAATCTTCTTGACACAATCCCTTCATAG